Proteins encoded within one genomic window of Lagenorhynchus albirostris chromosome 9, mLagAlb1.1, whole genome shotgun sequence:
- the LOC132525960 gene encoding serum amyloid A-2 protein-like yields the protein MKLFTGLILCSLVLGVHSRWFSFLGEAYDGAKDMWRAYSDMREANYKNSDKYFHARGNYDAAQRGPGGVWAAEVISDARENLQRVTDLFKHGDSGHGREDSEADQLANRMGRSGVDPNIFRPPGLPSKY from the exons ATGAAGCTTTTCACAGGCCTCATTCTCTGCTCCTTGGTGCTGGGAGTCCACAGCCGATGGTTTTCCTTCCTTGGTGAGGCTTATGACG GGGCTAAAGACATGTGGCGAGCCTACTCTGACATGAGAGAAGCCAATTACAAAAATTCCGACAAGTACTTCCACGCCCGGGGCAACTATGACGCTGCCCAAAGGGGACCTGGGGGCGTCTGGGCTGCTGAAGTGATCAG CGATGCCAGGGAGAATCTTCAGAGAGTCACAGACCTTTTTAAGCATGGAGACAGTGGCCACGGACGGGAGGACTCGGAGGCCGACCAGTTGGCCAATAGAATGGGCCGGAGCGGTGTAGACCCCAATATCTTCCGACCTCCTGGCCTGCCCAGCAAGTACTGA
- the LOC132525958 gene encoding serum amyloid A-2 protein-like encodes MSTMKLFTGLILCSLVLGVHSRWFSFLGEAYEGAKDMWRAYSDMKESRYKDADKYFHARGNYDAAQRGPGGVWAAEVISDARENIQRVTDLFKHGDSGHGREDSEADQLANRWGRSGKDPNYFRPAGLPDKY; translated from the exons ATGAG CACAATGAAGCTTTTCACAGGCCTCATTCTCTGCTCCTTGGTGCTGGGAGTCCACAGCCGATGGTTTTCCTTCCTTGGTGAGGCTTATGAAG GGGCTAAAGACATGTGGCGAGCCTACTCTGACATGAAAGAATCCAGGTACAAAGATGCAGACAAGTACTTTCACGCCCGGGGCAACTATGACGCTGCCCAAAGGGGACCTGGGGGCGTCTGGGCTGCTGAAGTGATCAG CGATGCCAGGGAGAATATTCAGAGAGTCACAGACCTTTTTAAGCATGGAGACAGTGGCCACGGACGGGAGGACTCGGAGGCCGACCAGTTGGCCAATAGATGGGGCCGGAGCGGCAAAGACCCCAATTACTTCCGACCTGCTGGCCTGCCCGACAAGTACTGA